In Streptococcus porcinus, the genomic window TTAGCGTGATCAAAATAGTCCACTTGCTTACCATAGACAAGTTTTTTTCGCAACCAAGCCATTTTATCAATAAGGTCTTTGAAAGCCACCTGTCCATGCTCTCCTTGAACTCCGTAATAGTCTCCATAAAAAAGGCACGGTGTTCCTTCTTGCCGTAACATAATAAGGCCATAAGCTAGAGGTTTGAACCAGTCTTCAACCTGAGATTCTAAAGCCTGACCACTTTGAGTATCATGATTATCAACAAAAGTAATCGCAAATTTTGAATTTACTTGCATCAAAGTGTTATCCAAAAGTGTTGCCATATTGTATTGGTTGCCACCCTTACTAGCTTCAAAGAAATTCATATGTAGAGCGACATCAACTAACTCAATCTGCATATCAACTTCTTTTAAATAACGATCAGTTTCATGAGCATTGTTTTTCCAGTATTCCCCAAAAATAAATAAATCTGGAGCAATATTTTCACGCACATAACGAATAAAATGATTCATAAAAGTAGCGTCAATATGTTTGATTGCGTCAAGACGAAAGCCGCTAACTCCAGTTGTTTCAATAAACCAATGCGCCCATTCTCTTAAATGATCTTGAACTTCAGGGTGCTTGAAATCAATATCACAGAACATGAGATAATCAAAATTGCCTTTTTCATTATCCACTACTTCTTGATTAGCCCAGCCTTTATTATCACCAGTAATCATATAGATTCCAGTTTCATTATTACGAGCATCGTAATCAATTCCTGTAAAATGATACCAATGCCATTTAAAGTTATTATACTTATCATTTCGACCTAGGAAATTAAAACCCGTCCAACCTTCTATTTCATAGGGGTCTGAAATGGGTTGTTGACGAT contains:
- a CDS encoding alpha-amylase, whose product is MTNELLFQAFEWYLPDDHHHWKNLHASIPDMQKLGITKMWLPPAFKGTGSNDVGYGIYDLFDLGEFDQNGTIPTKYGTKEEYLDLINSLNDVGIMPIADIVLNHKANGDQKETFYVLKMDPENRQQPISDPYEIEGWTGFNFLGRNDKYNNFKWHWYHFTGIDYDARNNETGIYMITGDNKGWANQEVVDNEKGNFDYLMFCDIDFKHPEVQDHLREWAHWFIETTGVSGFRLDAIKHIDATFMNHFIRYVRENIAPDLFIFGEYWKNNAHETDRYLKEVDMQIELVDVALHMNFFEASKGGNQYNMATLLDNTLMQVNSKFAITFVDNHDTQSGQALESQVEDWFKPLAYGLIMLRQEGTPCLFYGDYYGVQGEHGQVAFKDLIDKMAWLRKKLVYGKQVDYFDHANCIGWTELGNDETNACLAVVMTNGDRGWKHMEVGKLYAGQTFIDYLGHCSEEIIIDEDGWADFIVEPGSIAAWIPKNTMI